Proteins encoded together in one Quercus lobata isolate SW786 chromosome 3, ValleyOak3.0 Primary Assembly, whole genome shotgun sequence window:
- the LOC115979028 gene encoding amino acid transporter AVT6A-like, which translates to MTIDKKETKNSRKPINEESPLLPKNHATEEFKFNAKRASFTASVFNISTSIIGAGIMALPATMKVLGLGLGIGMIVFVAILTEGSLEMLLRFSRVGDSQSYGEVMRDAFGRAGRLLLQICILVNNVGTLIVYMIIIGDVLSGTSSSGIHHAGVLEGWFGEHWWNGRTFVLLVTTISVFAPLACFKRMDSLRYSSALAVALAVVFLVITAGITIIKFFYGSIAMPRLLPNITDITAIWNLFTVVPVLVTAFICHFNVHTIDNELEDSSLIRPVVQTSLALCSIVYVLTSFFGFLLFGDSTLDDVLANFNTNLGIPYGSLLNDVVRISYALHLMLVFPILFYPLRLNLDGLLFPSARPLVVDNLRFGLISIGLLLLVFLGANFIPNIWDVFQFTGATATVCIGFIFPAAIALRDRHGIATKKDKILSVFMIALAVFSNMVAIYSDAYALFKENHPRV; encoded by the exons atGACCATTGACAAGAAGGAAACCAAGAATTCAAGAAAACCCATCAATGAGGAATCACCCTTGTTGCCAAAGAACCATGCAACCGAGGAGTTCAAGTTCAATGCCAAGAGAGCATCATTTACTGCCTCAGTGTTTAATATATCCACTTCTATTATTGGAGCTGGAATTATGGCACTGCCTGCCACCATGAAGGTGCTGGGTCTTGGGCTTGGAATTGGTATGATAGTGTTTGTGGCTATACTGACAGAGGGTTCGTTGGAAATGCTGCTGAGATTCAGTAGGGTGGGAGACTCTCAGTCTTATGGGGAAGTCATGAGGGATGCTTTTGGCCGTGCTGGGAGGTTGCTGCTTCAGATTTGTATCTTGGTTAACAATGTTGGGACACTCATTGTTTACATGATCATCAttg GTGATGTTCTCTCTGGGACATCTTCTAGTGGAATTCACCATGCTGGTGTATTGGAAGGGTGGTTTGGTGAGCACTGGTGGAATGGGCGTACCTTTGTTCTTCTTGTTACAACTATTTCTGTATTTGCTCCATTGGCATGCTTTAAGCGGATGG ATTCACTGAGATACTCATCTGCTTTAGCAGTTGCACTGGCCGTTGTATTTCTAGTTATAACTGCAGGAATcacaattatcaaatttttttatggaagtaTTGCGATGCCCAGGTTGCTGCCTAACATTACTGATATTACAGCTATTTGGAATCTGTTCACAGTTGTCCCTGTTCTTGTGACAGCATTCATATGCCACTTTAACG TACATACAATAGACAATGAGCTTGAAGACTCTTCCCTGATACGACCAGTTGTGCAAACATCATTGGCTCTGTGCTCTATTGTCTATGTTCTAACAAGCTTCTTTGGTTTCCTCCTATTTGGTGACTCAACTCTTGATGATGTGCTGGCCAACTTCAACACCAACCTTGGCATTCCATATGGCTCTCTGCTCAATGATGTCGTTCGCATTAGCTATGCTCTCCACCTTATGCTTGTTTTCCCAATTCTCTTCTATCCACTGCGCCTCAATTTGGATGGCCTTCTCTTTCCTTCAGCTAGGCCTTTGGTTGTAGATAACCTGAGGTTTGGATTGATCAGCATTGGGCTCCTTTTGCTTGTTTTCTTGGGTGCCAATTTTATACCCAACATATGGGATGTTTTCCAGTTCACTGGAGCAACTGCTACAGTTTGCATAGGATTTATCTTTCCTGCAGCCATTGCTTTAAG GGATCGTCATGGCATAGCAACAAAGAAGGACAAGATACTATCTGTTTTCATGATTGCTCTTGCTGTGTTTTCAAATATGGTGGCAATATATAGTGATGCCTATGCCCTATTCAAAGAGAATCACCCACGTGTATGA
- the LOC115979027 gene encoding DNA-directed RNA polymerase 1, mitochondrial yields the protein MWRNFAKQASSKNVIKFSSSDSPLSMKFSHDFISAQKIIPTRSNSSLGFSPISIPLLLLSSQNNGFGLGRPSFPNSSNPFAASSSSGNCNCYATAAEAVAITSEEELSGSGSDEVQDLMIRHRHRQDQLVVASQWQQPNPKPKKMVAGMGIAKYNVLRNRQIKLETKAWEDAAKEYQELLTDMCEQKLAPNLPYIKSLFLGWFEPLRDAIAADQESRKEKKTKPSHYPFFDQLPPDMMAVITMHKLMGLLMTNTGGVGSSRVVQAALQIGEAIENEARIHRFFEKSKKKRATDKKVEGESDKNTTDKKSEGECDPMTNEQEKLTNEKEKLRKKVRNLLKKKKVVQVREIVKEQDDSKPWGQEAQVKVGCRLIQLLMETAYIQPPIDQFGDGPPDIRPAFVHTLKTVTKEAQSQKCSRRYGVIECDPLVRKGLERTARHMVIPYMPMLVPPINWTGYDRGAYLFLPSYVMRIHGARQQREAVKRTPRKQLEPVFEALDTLGNTKWRVNKRVLSVIDRIWSSGGGLADLIDREDVPLPEEPDTEDETEIRKWKWKVKAAKKENSERHSQRCDIELKLAVARKMKDEEGFYYPHNLDFRGRAYPMHPYLNHLGSDLCRGILEFAEGRPLGKAGLRWLKIHLANLYAGGVDKLSYEGRIAFAENHLDDIFDSADRPLEGKRWWLGAEDPFQCLAACINLSEALRNPSPETTISHMPVHQDGSCNGLQHYAALGRDKLGAAAVNLVAGDKPADVYSGIAARVLDIMRRDAEKDPASNPNALHARLLINQVDRKLVKQTVMTSVYGVTYIGARDQIKKRLKERCAIADDSELFAASCYAAKTTLTALGEMFEAARSIMSWLGDCAKVIASENQPVRWTTPLGLPVVQPYRQLGRHLIKTSLQVLTLRRETDKVMVKRQRTAFPPNFVHSLDGSHMMMTAVACKKAGLNFAGVHDSYWTHASDVDEMNKILRENFVELYGAPILENLLESFQKSFPKLNFPPLPERGDFDLRDVLESPYFFN from the exons ATGTGGAGGAATTTCGCCAAACAAGCTTCTTCCAAAAACGTTATCAAGTTTTCTTCCTCCGACTCTCCACTTTCGATGAAATTTTCTCATGACTTCATTTCTGCCCAGAAGATTATTCCAACACGCTCAAATTCTTCTCTGGGTTTTTCTCCAATATCCATTCCCTTATTATTATTGTCTTCCCAAAACAATGGATTCGGATTAGGAAGACCCAGCTTCCCAAATTCCTCAAACCCTTTtgccgcttcttcttcttctgggaACTGTAATTGTTATGCCACTGCTGCTGAGGCTGTTGCTATTACCTCCGAGGAGGAATTGTCTGGTTCTGGCTCCGATGAAGTCCAAGACTTGATGATCAGACATAGACATAGACAAGATCAACTGGTTGTGGCCTCTCAGTGGCAGCAGCCCAATCCCAAGCCCAAGAAAATGGTGGCTGGTATGGGGATAGCCAAGTATAATGTGCTTCGAAATCGGCAAATCAAGTTAGAGACCAAGGCCTGGGAAGATGCTGCCAAGGAGTACCAGGAGCTTCTTACTGATATGTGTGAGCAGAAGCTTGCTCCCAATTTGCCTTACATTAAGTCCTTATTTCTTGGTTGGTTTGAACCCTTAAGGGATGCTATTGCTGCTGATCAAGAGtctagaaaggaaaagaagactAAGCCCTCTCATTATCCCTTTTTCGATCAATTACCACCCGATATGATGGCTGTTATCACAATGCATAAGTTGATGGGATTGTTGATGACTAATACTGGTGGTGTTGGCAGTAGCAGGGTGGTGCAAGCTGCCCTTCAGATAGGTGAAGCAATCGAAAATGAG GCTAGGATACACAGATTTTTTGAGAAGTCAAAGAAGAAGAGGGCAACGGATAAGAAAGTGGAAGGTGAATCTGATAAGAACACAACAGATAAGAAATCTGAAGGTGAATGTGATCCCATGACTAATGAACAGGAAAAATTGACGAATGAAAAAGAGAAACTACGGAAAAAAGTTCGTAACctgttgaaaaagaaaaaggtggtTCAAGTAAGGGAAATAGTGAAGGAACAGGATGATTCAAAACCTTGGGGTCAGGAGGCTCAAGTTAAG GTCGGCTGCCGCTTGATTCAATTGTTGATGGAAACGGCTTATATACAACCTCCAATTGATCAATTTGGAGATGGTCCACCAGATATTCGGCCTGCATTTGTACACACCTTGAAAACTGTGACAAAAGAAGCACAGTCACA GAAATGCAGCAGGAGATATGGTGTTATCGAATGTGACCCACTAGTTCGCAAAGGGCTGGAGAGAACT GCTAGGCACATGGTCATTCCTTATATGCCTATGTTAGTGCCTCCTATAAATTGGACAGG GTATGATAGAGGGGCATACTTGTTTTTACCATCGTATGTCATGCGAATTCATGGAGCGAGACAACAACGTGAAGCAGTTAAGAGGACTCCAAGAAAGCAACTAGAACCTGTTTTTGAG GCTCTAGATACACTTGGAAATACCAAATGGAGGGTAAACAAAAGGGTACTTAGTGTGATAGACAGAATATGGTCTAGTGGAGGTGGTCTTGCTGACTTGATTGACCGTGAAGAT GTCCCTCTGCCGGAGGAACCAGACACAGAAGATGAAACAGAAATTCGGAAATGGAAGTGGAAAGTTAAAGCTGCAAAAAAGGAGAATAGTGAGAGGCATTCACAGCGATGTGATATAGAACTTAAACTTGCT GTTGCTCGGAAGATGAAGGATGAGGAAGGCTTCTACTACCCTCACAACCTTGATTTCCGAGGTCGTGCATACCCCATGCACCCATATTTAAATCATCTTGGATCTGATCTGTGCCGAGGCATCCTAGAGTTTGCGGAGGGGCGTCCTCTTGGAAAGGCAGGATTAAGGTGGCTGAAGATACATTTGGCAAATTTGTATGCTGGTGGTGTGGATAAGTTATCTTATGAGGGCCGAATAGCATTTGCTGAAAACCATTTGGATGATATCTTCGATTCCGCAGACAGGCCCCTTGAAGGTAAGCGGTGGTGGTTGGGTGCGGAGGATCCATTTCAATGCTTGGCAGCTTGTATTAATCTCTCGGAAGCATTGAGAAACCCCTCCCCAGAAACTACTATTTCTCACATGCCTGTCCACCAG GATGGTTCGTGTAATGGCTTACAACATTATGCTGCCCTTGGAAGGGACAAG TTGGGAGCGGCTGCAGTAAATCTTGTTGCGGGAGATAAACCTGCAGATGTTTACTCAGGAATTGCTGCCAG AGTACTTGATATCATGAGGAGAGATGCAGAGAAAGATCCTGCAAGTAATCCAAATGCATTGCATGCGAGGCTTTTAATCAATCAG GTGGACCGAAAATTGGTGAAGCAAACAGTAATGACATCAGTATATGGTGTAACTTATATCGGTGCCCGTGATCAGATCAAGAAGAGATTAAAGGAACGTTGTGCCATTGCAGATGATTCAGAGCTGTTTGCTGCATCTTGCTATGCTGCGAAG ACCACCTTGACTGCCTTAGGAGAGATGTTTGAAGCTGCAAGAAGCATCATGAGCTGGCTTGGCGATTGTGCAAAG GTGATAGCTTCGGAGAATCAACCCGTACGATGGACCACCCCTCTTGGACTTCCTGTGGTACAACCTTACCGGCAATTGGGAAGGCACCTT ATTAAGACCTCTCTTCAGGTGTTGACACTACGACGGGAAACTGACAAG GTCATGGTTAAGCGGCAGAGGACAGCTTTTCCCCCAAATTTTGTGCACTCCCTTGACGGTTCGCACATGATGATGACTGCTGTTGCCTGCAAAAAGGCAGGCCTGAACTTTGCAG GAGTCCACGATTCATATTGGACCCATGCATCTGATGTTgatgaaatgaacaaaatactcagagaaaattttgttgaaCTATACGGGGCCCCAATATTAGAGAAT TTATTGGAGAGCTTCCAGAAGTCTTTCCCTAAGTTGAACTTTCCTCCCTTACCGGAGCGGGGAGACTTTGATCTTAGAGATGTGCTAGAATCTCCTTATTTCTTCAACTAG
- the LOC115979029 gene encoding heat shock protein 90-5, chloroplastic: MAPVLSRSLATASLASLPSASSFLLRNSNRVLNLTTAFVPQNGLRKRFSSSGLKWKYERRNHRFALRCEAAAVAEKEAADDTSGEKFEYQAEVSRLLDLIVHSLYSHKEVFLRELVSNASDALDKLRFLSVTEPSLLGDAGDLEIRIKPDQDNGTITITDTGIGMTKEELIDCLGTIAQSGTSKFLKALKENKDLGADNGLIGQFGVGFYSAFLVAEKVVVSTKSPRSDKQYIWESVADSSSYMIKEETDPEKFLRRGTQITLYLRGDDKYEFSDPARIQGLVKNYSQFVSFPIYTWQEKSRTVEVEEEEKSEEGEELKPEGEKKMKKTTKTEKYWDWELANETKPIWMRNPKEIQKDEYYEFYKKTFNEFLDPVAYTHFTTEGEVEFRSVLYIPGMGPLNNEDVVNPKTKNIRLYVKRVFISDDFDGELFPRYLSFVKGVVDSDDLPLNVSREILQESRIVRIMRKRLVRKTFDMIQDISESENKEDYKKFWENFGRLIKLGCIEDSGNHKRITPLLRFYTSKSEEELKSLDDYVENMSENQKAIYYLATDSLKSAKTAPFLEKLLQKDIEVLYLIEPIDEVAIQNLQTYKEKKFVDISKEDLELGDEDEVKERETKQEYNLLCDWIKQQLGDKIAKVQVSKRLSSSPCVLVSGKFGWSANMERLMKAQALGDTSSLEFMRGRRILEINPDHPIVKDLNAACKNEPDSTDAKRAVELLYDTALISSGFSPDSPAELGNKIYEMMEMALGGRWGRSEEEEAEAEADTPEDGAEESAAAVVEAPETQVVEPSEVRAESDPWSD, encoded by the exons ATGGCTCCAGTGCTGAGTAGAAGCCTAGCTACTGCTTCTCTAGCTTCACTTCCCTCAGCCTCCTCATTTTTACTGAGAAACAGCAACAGGGTTTTAAATCTCACAACTGCCTTTGTGCCACAAAATGGTCTCAGAAAGCGCTTTTCCTCTTCTGGGTTGAAGTGGAAGTATGAGAGAAGAAACCACCGGTTTGCGCTGCGGTGCGAGGCTGCCGCTGTGGCCGAGAAAGAGGCCGCCGACGACACTTCTGGTGAGAAATTTGAGTATCAAGCTGAG GTCAGTCGCCTCCTAGATTTGATAGTTCATAGTCTATATAGCCACAAAGAGGTGTTCCTTCGAGAGCTTGTGAG TAATGCAAGTGATGCTTTAGACAAGTTAAGATTCTTAAGCGTGACTGAACCCTCGCTGCTTGGAGATGCTGGTGATCTAGAGATACGTATCAAACCTGATCAAGACAATGGGACTATCACTATAAC AGATACTGGTATTGGAATGACCAAAGAAGAGCTCATTGACTGTCTTGGAACTATTGCTCAGAGTGGTACTTCAAAGTTCTTAAAGGCTCTGAAG GAAAATAAGGATCTTGGAGCAGACAATGGTCTGATTGGTCAATTTGGTGTGGGGTTCTATTCTGCCTTTCTTGTTGCTGAGAAG GTTGTCGTATCTACAAAGAGCCCTAGATCAGATAAGCAATATATTTGGGAATCTGTTGCTGATAGTAGCTCGTATATGATTAAGGAAGAAACTGACCCTGAAAAGTTCCTACGTCGTGGAACACAGATCACACTCTATTTAAGG GGAGATGACAAGTATGAATTCTCAGACCCAGCTAGGATTCAGGGTTTGGTAAAGAATTACTCTCAGTTTGTTTCCTTCCCAATTTATACATGGCAAGAAAAATCAAGGACTGTTGAG GTGGAAGAGGAGGAAAAAtcagaagaaggagaagaattGAAGCCAGAG ggtgaaaagaaaatgaagaagactACGAAAACTGAGAAGTATTGGGACTGGGAATTAGCCAATGAGACAAAGCCAATTTGG ATGCGGAATCCAAAGGAAATCCAGAAGGATGAGTACTATGAATTCTACAAGAAGACTTTCAATGAATTCTTGGATCCGGTTGCATACACTCACTTCACCACTGAG GGTGAGGTTGAGTTTAGAAGTGTCCTCTATATTCCTGGGATGGGCCCTCTTAACAATGAGGATGTGGTCAATCCAAAAACGAAGAACATACGTTTGTATGTGAAGCGTGTATTCATCTCAGATGACTTTGATGGTGAGCTG TTCCCGCGCTACTTGAGCTTTGTGAAGGGTGTGGTGGATTCAGATGACCTTCCTCTTAATGTTTCTCGAGAAATACTTCAAGAAAGCCGAATT GTAAGAATAATGAGGAAGAGACTTGTCAGGAAAACATTTGACATGATTCAAGATATCTCTGAAAGTGAAAATAAAGAG GATTACAAGAAATTTTGGGAGAACTTCGGCAGGTTAATAAAATTAGGATGCATTGAGGACTCTGGAAATCACAAGCGCATAACTCCATTGTTGCGGTTCTACACTTCAAAAAGTGAGGAGGAGCTGAAAAGCTTAGATGATTATGTTGAAAACATGAGTGAAAACCAAAAGGCTATCTATTATTTGGCAACAGACAGCTTGAAAAGTGCCAAGACTGCTCCTTTCTTGGAGAAGTTGTTGCAAAAGGACATTGAG GTTCTGTACTTAATTGAACCTATAGATGAAGTCGCCATCCAGAACCTGCAGACttacaaagaaaagaaatttgttgATATTAGCAAGGAAGATTTAGAGCTTG GTGATGAGGATGAGGTGAAAGAAAGGGAAACAAAGCAAGAATACAATCTTCTCTGTGATTGGATAAAGCAACAACTTGGTGATAAGATAGCAAAAGTCCAAGTCTCAAAGCGTCTAAGCTCATCTCCCTGTGTGCTGGTTTCTGGCAAGTTTGGTTGGTCTGCTAATATGGAAAG ATTGATGAAGGCGCAGGCTCTTGGAGATACTTCAAGCTTGGAGTTCATGAGGGGAAGGAGAATTTTGGAGATTAATCCAGATCATCCCATTGTCAAAGACCTCAAT GCTGCATGCAAGAATGAACCTGACAGCACTGATGCCAAGAGAGCTGTTGAACTCTTGTACGATACAGCACTGATCTCCAGTGGATTCTCA CCTGACAGTCCGGCTGAGTTGGGAAATAAGATCTATGAGATGATGGAAATGGCCCTTGGAGGAAGATGGGGCAgatcagaagaagaagaggcagaGGCAGAGGCAGACACACCAGAAGATGGTGCTGAAGAATCTGCTGCAGCAGTTGTTGAAGCCCCAGAGACGCAAGTGGTTGAACCATCTGAAGTAAGGGCAGAGAGTGATCCTTGGAGTGATTAA